Genomic segment of Paenibacillus sp. FSL R5-0623:
TACGGATGATGGTCCGTACGGCTAAGATGAATGACGTTGAAAAAGTTACTTCCAGAGCTCTTCAGCAATTTCCTTAATGAAGGCAAGCTTGCGCCATTGTTGTTCCTCGGTCAGATGGTTGCCTTCTTCCGTGGAAGCGAAGCCGCATTGTGGGCTCAGGCAGATTCGATCCAGATCAACATATTGTGTAGCTTCCTCAATCCGTTTCAGGATATCTTCCTTGTTCTCCAACTCTCCGAATTTGGAAGAGAAGAGGCCAAGTACAACCTGCTGATTGTCCTTCAGGAAACGAAGTGGTTTGAAGTCACCAGCCCGTTCCGTATCAAACTCCAGATAGAATCCAGAGTAGTTATCGATGCTCAGAAGTGTCTGCGCAATCGGCTCATAACCGCCACCAACTCCTGCAAATGTCGAAACATAATTACCGCGGCAGACATGAGTGGTTACCACGAGGTCTTCCGGCAGGCCAGATACCACATCTTCGTTCAGTTTTGCGAGTTCGTTGGCGTACTCTTCCACATTAACGCCAATCTGCTCCATCACTGTGATGAACTGTTGATCACACAATGCACCCCATGTGCAATCATCAATCTGGATGCTGCGGCAGCCGGCTTCATAAAAGGCCAAGATGGATGCTTTGTACGCCCCGGCAATGTCCGAGAGAAGCTCTTGGCGGTTCGGGTAGATGGCCTGTGTGCTTTCCTTGTTATCTGCCCGGTCCAATTCGAATAGGAACTGTGCAGCTGCTGGGATGGACTGACGGGCAACAACGTCTTCCCCAGCCGCTTCTTTCAAGAAGGCATAATGCGCTACAAATGGATGACTGCTATAGCTGATTTTGCCGCTCAGACGAGCTGTTTCCGGTCTGGATGTCGCACCGTTGAATCGGTAGCCTTCCTCAATGATCGTCCGCTCTACACCATCCAGTCCCCAGAAGAAGTCCAGATGCCACCAAGAGCGGCGGAATTCGCCGTCCGTTACAGCCTGAAGGCCAACTTCTTTTTGCTTCTGTACAAGTTTCACAATCTCGGCATTCTCCACTTCATTCAACTGTTCCGTGGTAATTTCGCCGTTTTGGTATTTTAATCGGGCATCCTTCAACGCACTCGGGCGCAGGAAACTGCCAACAATATCATATCGAAATGGAGTGACTGTTCGTTGTTTAGGTTCTGTTTGTAGGCTCATAGTTTAATCTCCCCGTTTATCATTATAGAGTTAAATATAACATATCCGATCGGAATAACTGTTCTACGAAAGAGTTATAGCCCGCTATAGGTATTAGCTATAGCGGGCTATATTTAAGGAGACTCTATATACAATCATGTATTCCATCTTACCTGACCGGATACCCGGAACAGGGTTTCAACATCTATGATCTCAAGTCAACGTAAGAACGATCTGGTCCCCGGAACGGGTGATTTTGTAGATCCCCTCTTGCATGTCGATGCCATAATGCTTTTTCAGCAACCACTTGGCGTTGAGATCGGTCTCGACAACCACGAGATAATCGTAGCCGCTCAGAAGGTTGTCCATATTATCCTCATAGAACAACACAATCCCGTCCACATGAGGAGCATACAAGAAATACTTCCCTACATATTGCATGTAATAGTTCGTGACCTGCTGGTCTCTGTCTGAGGCGTAGAAGAGATATCTGTTATTATCCTCTTGCCCACCTGGGTACCACCGATCACCAGTAACCGCATGAATCTTGTAAGGGAGCGTTGTATCATAGCTTTGGGCGATAGACACGATACCATTGTATTCGGACAAAAGGATGGTGGCCGCAACCGCCATACAGCCGATAATGCCTTTTTGATAATGGCCTTTCGTTTCAACCGTCTTAAAGGACTGATAATCTGGTACTTCACCGATCCGATAGTGGAATGAACGCTCCAGGTCAATCGCAGCGCACAACACCAGCCCACCGGCGAACAGCACCACGATACTGGACGCATAACGTTCAAATCCAGCCAGGACAATTGCTTCATCCAATGGCATGGAGAAGAGATACAACGCCAGAATACCCGCATAGTATAGTAATAGCACAACGTCCAAAGCAATTAATGCTTTCCACAAGTTCCACTTCTTCTTGAGCACCACGATGGCAAATACAGATGCTGCAATCGCGATAAGCTGGAAAATAACAATGCCGATCACTGGCCGTGTCGTCAGATCCGTACTGGCCTTCAGGAAAGTCCACAGAATCTCACGCATCTGCTCTGGTGTTTTGCCGGCTTGAATCCCCGAGGTAGCCACATCGAACTTGTTATCAATCCCTTGGAACACCATCGCCATTCGCCAGCTCCAGCCGAAGTAGGGAATCAGCGCGCCACAGATCGTACCCACTACAGCGAGCGCTGTTTTCCGACTGAACTTTTGCTTATGTTTTAGCCATGTATACACTAAGAAAATCAGACTGATCACGGCGAAAATAATACCCGTGCTTTTGATAATGGTCAGTAATCCCGCAAGCGGAAGAACAACAATACATGCCTTTTTGATCTCATTACGATATTGGTAGATCACCGCCAAGATCGCGAGCGCGTAAATGGGAAGTAGGAAATCCACGAGCAAATTAGTGATCCGAATCGTAAGATTGAAAAAAGAAAGTGTAGATAACCCGAGTCCAAGAAAAGCATACAGAAGAAAGCGTTTCTTCTCCGAAACAATGCCAAACATGGCATAAAAACAGGAAAAGATAAGCAAACCTTGTGCCAAAAGCATCACGGACTGGGAGTGCCCCATGAAGCGACAGACATAATAAATGAAAGATGAAGTCCCCAGCGGATAGTTTTTAAAATCAATCAGGTTGGAGTCTGGCGTCGGAAAGGCATCTGTAATCAGCATCTGCTTCAATACGATAGCCCAGTGTGAGAAATTATCGTAATGTGTTAATTGGTTCTGAAAGAGTACCAGCAAGAAAACAAAGGTCCCTGCCAGAAATGAAAATTGGAATATAGAAAAAGACATACGTAATGATGCCCCTCGGCGCAGCCTGAGAAACAACATTCCCCCATATAAAAGTAAACCTGCAATCAGGATGACAAGGCTGCCCGTAAAGAGCTGCCCTGCCAAACCACTTAGAAAAACAAGGCAAGCAATCGAGGAAAATACAAATACAGGGATGAACTCCCAACGTAGTGAAAGTGCCTTCCGTACAAACTGCATATAACCAAGAAAGGAGAATATCAATAAAACTCCCATCACAAAATGAAGCACAATGAGCATCTCTATCTCTCCTAACCCTCTCTGGTGGAACGATCGGAATGTGGCTCAATCAAATCAGTCAACAATTGGTCGATCAGGCCCTTCTCCACAATATCATCGATATTCTCCACCGAGAGAAGCACTTCGCGCTCACGGGCTGTCGTTTTTCCCGTATGTTGCAA
This window contains:
- a CDS encoding 5-methyltetrahydropteroyltriglutamate--homocysteine S-methyltransferase; translated protein: MSLQTEPKQRTVTPFRYDIVGSFLRPSALKDARLKYQNGEITTEQLNEVENAEIVKLVQKQKEVGLQAVTDGEFRRSWWHLDFFWGLDGVERTIIEEGYRFNGATSRPETARLSGKISYSSHPFVAHYAFLKEAAGEDVVARQSIPAAAQFLFELDRADNKESTQAIYPNRQELLSDIAGAYKASILAFYEAGCRSIQIDDCTWGALCDQQFITVMEQIGVNVEEYANELAKLNEDVVSGLPEDLVVTTHVCRGNYVSTFAGVGGGYEPIAQTLLSIDNYSGFYLEFDTERAGDFKPLRFLKDNQQVVLGLFSSKFGELENKEDILKRIEEATQYVDLDRICLSPQCGFASTEEGNHLTEEQQWRKLAFIKEIAEELWK